One Oryza sativa Japonica Group chromosome 8, ASM3414082v1 DNA window includes the following coding sequences:
- the LOC136351542 gene encoding agamous-like MADS-box protein AGL29 has translation MRRGKVKIKPIANRKARDVCFSKRRQVVIKKANELSILCGVNVAVAVLSPAGKPFFFGCPTVQAVTRRLLGVGPSNPTMGDGGNGDETDIVHELNLKYQKLQQENEVEKKKNQRGQDVRLASDVNALGLHELEAFDSNLNVIDDIVDSNDVVKNAKQTAEPQTQMSVASTLQFMLDGQSIAPSL, from the coding sequence ATGAGAAGGGGAAAAGTTAAGATCAAGCCCATTGCAAATAGAAAGGCTCGTGATGTATGCTTCTCCAAGCGCCGCCAGGTTGTAATCAAGAAGGCTAACGAACTCAGCATATTATGTGGTGTCAATGTTGCTGTTGCTGTGCTCTCACCTGCTGGTAAGCCCTTTTTCTTTGGCTGCCCTACTGTTCAAGCTGTCACTCGTCGCTTACTTGGTGTGGGTCCTAGTAACCCTACCATGGGTGATGGGGGCAATGGTGATGAGACTGACATAGTGCATGAGCTCAATCTGAAGTACCAGAAGTTGCAACAAGAGAATGAagtggagaagaagaaaaaccagCGTGGTCAGGATGTGAGGCTAGCTAGTGATGTAAATGCATTGGGGCTGCATGAGTTGGAGGCATTCGACAGTAACCTCAATGTAATAGATGACATTGTCGATTCAAATGATGTGGTTAAGAATGCCAAGCAAACAGCTGAGCCCCAGACTCAGATGAGCGTGGCATCAACCTTGCAGTTCATGCTTGATGGGCAGAGTATCGCACCGTCTCTTTGA
- the LOC112936199 gene encoding uncharacterized protein, whose protein sequence is MDDITASLAPELLSEILLRLPPDEPGHLFRAALVCKEWLRAICDPGFLRRYRAFHGSPPLLGLLHRRQVLQGDPVRHLARTTAVPLFPDPTFRRALDCHHGRALLHASDDGWYLIVWDPVTGEQHRVPEPGIPWLMYTAAVFCAVSGCPFRVVFVATDDEDELVKASVYSSETGAWSKPAILDYGYQTWQERLQAITRGESYRTPYVQPRRGALVGDEIYFTLRNENAIIKYNWGMNCFSKIDPPIREVYDIALMEMENGSLGYACIQGSSLYMDRIEVDALEDCNVDSESSSDSELDDLILRMHRKEVVHEIKRHLKKSYDFHTSKCTLIIKPKFPTCIYNFYIALMFELSCFLCPNSSLTPSTKYLTVFEDIENLRNYDWSKFIYDWTMTFLKKFFKSNNLGGCLFYWAALYLDHVDFGKKNPGNSTPRIAVWTKNMIQTYSDLDKVDDDNFGLRPLRDFKSVCYYQPHPTAERRISFKEKLDSALGSVLPLSMKEKLCSLMEHHCSEVHAAGSHTCEDVLIDALVLVAEDSVTPSDKVQNDVDDTNTEGCNAVPSRFDDNADVDASIPDDVVVCTPIENDPCVNSFVANGDDVIASGHAAALISSSNRDFDYELLTPKSAFVKKFKYCADHNLAGSASATIAASIHNVAKKFKTRFPELLNQNARDNIIDFSRPSFKLLDSEDDVSSSNDDANNQLNEEDNQAHGDITPPSSLLCKSFRSVPDSIDVIDHNNIRSNENSAGINQISSIFSNRVFQDVTNSPDVVFLGENKFPQTVKESCVKTEEIYNATNNLSRYTHGMSSSGGKLPAHGPRRIIVPSRHASDPFVPAMKRRFLVSDQENRYYIALCRLADSSKWQSYDAVDIDNVRAKFSSFGHSLKKTGVVLPFVMSVFCRFLFQNNHPSKSKKHYFFPSIGAQLILDPDFVDQEKVKKSFLGAASARPLHLCDMLFFPILHGQHWFVLVVDIKDRMLVFLDSLHQPDDEFFEPILPLLLKNLQIVWDKYERTPMNFSTFKIKFPPVPRQEYSFDSGIFSMKFMEIWSPRIILSNQFTGQNINNIRVQYANQMFFHPNNKMLQTEVENVGVNWFDSARFPSNHRAIDA, encoded by the exons ATGGACGACATCACCGCTTCGCTCGCGCCGGAGCTCCTCTCCgagatcctcctccgcctccctccgGACGAGCCAGGGCACCTCTTCCGCGCCGCCCTCGTCTGCAAGGAGTGGCTCCGCGCCATCTGCGACCCCGGCTTCCTCCGCCGCTACCGCGCCTTCCACGGATCCCCTCCCCTGCTCGGCCTCCTTCACAGGCGCCAAGTCCTACAGGGTGATCCCGTCCGCCACCTCGCCCGCACCACCGCAGTGCCCCTCTTCCCCGATCCCACCTTTCGCCGGGCCCTCGATTGCCACCATGGCCGCGCCCTCCTCCACGCGTCGGACGACGGTTGGTATCTCATTGTCTGGGACCCCGTCACAGGCGAACAGCACCGCGTGCCAGAGCCTGGCATCCCGTGGCTGATGTACACTGCCGCAGTGTTCTGTGCCGTGAGTGGCTGTCCCTTCAGAGTGGTCTTTGTGGCCACGGACGATGAGGACGAACTCGTTAAGGCGAGCGTGTACTCGTCGGAGACGGGTGCATGGAGCAAGCCAGCAATTCTTGATTATGGTTATCAAACCTGGCAAGAGCGTTTGCAAGCCATCACTAGAGGTGAATCATACCGTACACCTTATGTCCAGCCCAGGCGAGGAGCCCTTGTCGGAGATGAAATCTACTTCACACTTCGGAACGAGAATGCAATCATCAAGTACAACTGGGGCATGAACTGCTTTTCTAAGATTGACCCGCCGATACGAGAAGTGTATGACATTGCCCTCATGGAGATGGAGAACGGCTCACTGGGTTATGCCTGCATTCAGGGTTCCAGCCTTTAT ATGGATCGAATTGAAGTTGATGCTTTAGAAGACTGTAATGTTGATAGTGAATCCAGTAGTGATTCTGAATTGGATGATTTAATCTTAAGAATGCACAGGAAAGAG GTTGTTCATGAGATTAAAAGGCATTTGAAAAAATCTTATGATTTCCATACATCCAAG TGTACCCTGATCATTAAGCCTAAGTTTCCTACTTGtatttataatttttacattGCATTGATGTTTGAGTTAT CTTGCTTTCTTTGCCCAAATTCATCTTTGACACCTAGCACCAAGTATCTGACAGTTTTTGAGGATATTGAAAATCTGAGAAATTATGATTGGTCAAAGTTCATTTATGATTGGACTATGACTTTTCTGAAAAAGTTCTTCAAGTCTAACAACCTTGGAGGGTGCTTATTCTATTGGGCT GCGCTTTATCTTGACCATGTTGATTTTGGCAAGAAGAATCCTGGAAATAGCACTCCTCGCATTGCTGTTTGGACTAAGAACATGATACAAACTTACTCTGATCTTGACAAAGTTGATGATGATAATTTTGGTCTTAGGCCTCTTAGAGATTTTAAATCTGTGTGTTATTATCAG ccTCATCCTACTGCTGAGAGAAGAATTTCATTTAAAGAGAAACTTGATTCTGCTCTAGGTTCTGTGTTGCCTCTTAGTATGAAAGAGAAATTATGTTCTCTGATGGAACATCATTGTTCTGAAGTTCATGCTGCTGGGAGTCATACTTGTGAAGATGTTCTTATTGATGCTCTAGTTCTGGTTGCTGAAGATAGTGTTACACCCTCAGATAAAGTTCAAAATGATGTTGATGATACTAATACTGAAGGTTGTAATGCTGTTCCTTCTAGATTTGATGATAATGCTG ATGTTGATGCTTCAATACCAGATGATGTTGTTGTCTGTACACCCATTGAAAATGATCCATGTGTCAACTCTTTTGTT GCTAATGGTGATGATGTTATTGCATCTGGTCATGCTGCTGCACTTATCTCATCAAGTAACAGAGATTTTG ATTATGAGTTGTTGACTCCTAAGAGTGCTTTTGTGAAGAAGTTCAAATATTGTGCTGATCATAATTTGGCTG GTTCTGCTAGTGCAACCATTGCTGCTTCTATTCATAATGTTGCAAAGAAGTTTAAGACAAGATTTCCAGAATTACTAAATCAAAATGCCAGAGACAATATTATTGATTTTTCAAGGCCTTCATTCAAATTGCTTGATTCTGAAGATGATGTTAGTAGTTCTAATGATGATGCCAATAATCAGTTAAATGAAGAGGATAATCAAGCTCATGGAGATATTACTCCTCCTTCATCATTG CTGTGCAAATCTTTTCGATCTGTCCCTGATTCTATTGATGTCATTGATCACAACAATATAAGAAGTAATGAGAACTCAGCTGGGATTAATCAAATTTCTTCAATTTTTTCCAACAGGGTATTTCAAGATGTGACT AACTCTCCAGATGTTGTTTTCTTGGGTGAAAATAAATTTCCACAAACTGTTAAAGAATCTTGTGTTAAAACCGAAGAGATATACAATGCAACCAATAATCTATCACGGTATACACATGGGATGAGCTCTTCAGGCGGAAAATTACCTGCTCATGGTCCTAGAAGAATAATTGTTCCTAGCAGGCATGCTTCTGATCCATTTGTTCCTGCAATGAAACGTCGTTTTCTAGTGTCCGATCAAGAGAACAGATATTACATTGCTCTCTGTCGCTTAGCAGATAGTTCCAAGTGGCAGAG TTATGATGCTGTTGATATCGACAATGTCAGAGCCAAGTTTTCTAGCTTTGGCCATTCTCTCAAAAAGACTGGTGTTGTTTTGCCATTTGTCATGTCAGTTTTCTGCCGCTTTTTGTTTCAAAACAATCATCCATCAAAATCTAAGAAGCATTATTTCTTCCCATCCATTGGT GCACAACTTATTCTTGACCCTGATTTTGTTGATCAAGAAAAAGTGAAAAAATCTTTCCTTGGAGCTGCTAGTGCTCGGCCACTACACCTTTGTGACATG CTTTTTTTCCCTATACTACATGGTCAGCACTGGTTTGTTCTCGTTGTTGATATAAAAGATAGGATGCTGGTGTTTTTAGATTCATTGCATCAACCAGATGATGAGTTTTTTGAACCAATTCTGCCTTTGCTG TTAAAAAATTTGCAGATTGTGTGGGATAAATATGAACGCACTCCAATGAACTTCAGCACTTTTAAAATTAAGTTCCCACCTGTTCCACGCCAAGAATACAG TTTTGATTCAGGCATATTCTCAATGAAGTTCATGGAAATTTGGTCTCCAAGAATTATTCTTTCTAATCAATTCACTGGACAAAATATCAACAATATCCGCGTACAGTATGCGAATCAGATGTTTTTTCATCCAAACAACAAGATGTTGCAAACCGAAGTTGAAAATGTTGGTGTCAATTGGTTTGATTCA GCAAGGTTTCCAAGCAATCACCGTGCTATTGATGCTTGA
- the LOC107281845 gene encoding uncharacterized protein encodes MENEKGEAKKKKKICSKSESQLQRKFKEGKNVFGESTQLSNMLGTGAEQVIKEKELIGKNVFGESTQLSNMQDKKAEQVIKEKELIGTKKFGESSQLSNMQDRAAEQIIKEKELIGTKKFGECSVFSTEQHAGQSS; translated from the exons ATGGAGAACGAGAAGGGGGAAgctaagaagaaaaagaagatctGCTCCAAATCTGAAAGTCAACTCcaaagaaaatttaaagaag GAAAAAATGTATTTGGAGAGTCTACTCAACTGAGCAACATGCTGGGCACAGGAGCAGAACAAGTCATCAAAGAAAAAGAACTAATAG GAAAAAATGTATTTGGAGAGTCTACTCAACTGAGCAACATGCAGGACAAAAAAGCTGAACAAGTCATCAAAGAAAAAGAACTAATAG GAACAAAAAAGTTTGGAGAGTCTTCTCAACTGAGCAACATGCAGGACAGAGCAGCTGAACAAATCATCAAAGAAAAAGAACTAATAG GAACAAAAAAGTTTGGAGAGTGTTCAGTGTTCTCAACTGAGCAACATGCAGGACAGAGCAGCTGA
- the LOC136351543 gene encoding protein FAR1-RELATED SEQUENCE 5-like, whose protein sequence is MKFKTDKEAHGFFNFYAYLAGFSTVITHHYKSTSKKRNGEITKYTYRCNLQGKNEPEDKNAEQEEEEQEEEEEEEEEVEEEEQIEEATEQERQTNVLKKTGCKCMMMVEKMFALGDVWQIATLDLKHNHALCPRREAKFLKSHKNMTIKEKRLIRTLKECNIPTRSMIVILSFLRGGLPALPYTKKDVSNVGTAINSETRNNDMKQVLAYLRKKEIEDPGISYKFKLDENNKVTSMFWTDGRSTQLYEEYGDCISFDTTYRTNRYNMPFAPFVGVIGHGTTCLFGCAFLGDETAETFKWVFETFATAMGGKHPKTIITDQDNAMRSAIAQVFQNTKHRNCLFHIKKNCREKTGSMFSQKSNKNLYDEYDDILSNCLTEAEFESLWPQMIEKFNLQNVNYLKIMWKNRAQFVPVYFKYDFCPFIQSTTLSEGTNSRFKRGVGPQHSVMSFMKEYENINDTIFDTLYSKDFQSRTKKPKTLWFNYLIEEQASELYNLEIFKKFQLELKETLSLQVSVLQQGKVYEVFVSPNSIQKEYRPRKHIVIVDLPNENYSCICGKFSKDGMLCSHVLKVMLDLNVRKIPEKYIIERWRKKERKETKKHIMQKENGDNSVLMFNVLSRKGADIASKASKRKRTYDYLVDELDKLEKNIDLMIQQEDQTQFSQHQDSGIEIANAEQQEQEKDVQEEHIEDPDTANTKGRKPKRYRRIVEKIIESSKKKIEEQEDAEENQNKARPKRNNNEEKQTANSATKGKRKATEDKGTNKKQKSKQG, encoded by the exons ATGAAATTCAAAACAGACAAAGAAGCTCATGGCTTCTTCAACTTTTACGCTTATTTAGCTGGTTTTTCTACTGTGATAACTCATCACTACAAGTCAACAAGTAAAAAGAGAAATGGTGAGATTACAAAGTATACATATAGATGCAACTTGCAAGGAAAAAATGAACCAGAGGACAAAAATgcagaacaagaagaagaagaacaagaagaagaagaagaagaagaagaagaagtggaagaagaagaacaaataGAAGAAGCAACAGAACAAGAAAGGCAAACTAATGTTCTTAAAAAGACTGGCTGCAAATGTATGATGATGGTGGAAAAAATGTTTGCCCTAGGAGATGTATGGCAAATAGCAACACTAGATTTGAAGCATAACCATGCACTTTGCCCAAGGAGAGAGGCAAAATTTCTGAAATCGCACAAGAATATGACAATAAAGGAGAAAAGGCTAATAAGGACATTGAAGGAGTGCAACATACCCACTAGGAGCATGATTGTTATCCTCTCATTTCTGCGTGGTGGCTTGCCAGCACTACCCTACACCAAGAAGGATGTTAGTAATGTTGGAACAGCAATAAATTCAGAAACAAGAAACAACGACATGAAGCAAGTGCTGGCTTAtctcagaaaaaaagaaatagaagacccaGGAATATCCTACAAATTCAAACTAGATGAAAACAACAAAGTGACTAGCATGTTTTGGACTGACGGGAGATCAACTCAGCTATATGAGGAATATGGTGACTGCATAAGTTTTGACACAACTTACAGAACAAACAGATATAACATGCCATTTGCACCATTTGTAGGAGTTATAGGCCATGGGACAACCTGTTTATTTGGATGTGCATTCCTAGGTGATGAAACAGCAGAAACTTTCAAATGGGTTTTTGAAACATTTGCAACAGCTATGGGAGGGAAACATCCAAAGACTATAATCACTGATCAAGACAATGCAATGAGATCAGCCATAGCTCAAGTGTTTCAAAACACAAAGCACAGAAATTGTCTATTTCACATTAAGAAAAACTGTAGAGAAAAGACAGGGAGCATGTTTTCTCAGAAATCAAACAAAAACCTATACGATGAATATGATGACATTTTGAGCAACTGCCTGACAGAAGCTGAGTTTGAATCACTCTGGCCTCAAATGATTGAGAAGTTCAATTTGCAGAATGTGAATTATTTGAAGATAATGTGGAAAAATAGAGCTCAGTTTGTACCAGTCTATTTCAAGTATGATTTCTGCCCTTTTATACAGAGCACAACACTAAGTGAGGGGACAAACAGCAGATTTAAAAGAGGAGTTGGACCACAACATAGTGTAATGAGTTTCATGAAGGAATATGAGAATATAAATGATACTATCTTTGACACTTTGTACAGCAAAGATTTCCAATCAAGAACAAAGAAGCCAAAGACCTTGTGGTTCAACTATCTCATTGAAGAGCAAGCATCAGAACTATACAACCTTGAAATATTCAAGAAATTCCAACTAGAACTAAAGGAAACATTGAGTTTGCAAGTATCAGTGCTACAACAAGGTAAAGTTTATGAAGTGTTTGTGTCACCAAACAGCATACAGAAAGAATATAGACCAAGGAAGCATATAGTCATTGTTGACTTACCAAATGAAAACTATAGTTGCATCTGTGGAAAGTTCTCAAAGGATGGAATGTTATGCTCACATGTCCTGAAAGTAATGTTGGACCTGAATGTCAGAAAAATTCCAGAAAAATACATAATTGAAAGATGGAGaaagaaggaaaggaaagaaacaaaaaagcaCATCATGCAGAAAGAAAATGGAGATAATTCAGTCCTAATGTTTAATGTGCTGTCTAGGAAAGGAGCTGACATAGCTTCAAAAgcatcaaaaagaaaaagaacataTGATTACCTTGTAGATGAACTTGACAAGTTGGAGAAGAACATTGACTTAATGATTCAACAGgaagatcaaactcaattcTCACAACATCAAGACAGTGGTATAGAAATTGCAAATGCAGAGCAACAAGAGCAAGAAAAAGATGTTCAAGAAGAGCACATAGAAGATCCTGATACAGCAAATACAAAGGGGAGAAAACCAAAAAGGTATAGAAGAATAGTGGAGAAGATAATAGAAAGTTCAAAGAAGAAAATTGAAGAACAAGAAGATGCAGAAGAAAATCAGAATAAAGCAAGGCCAAAAAGGAATAACAATGAAGAAAAACAAACAGCGAATTCAGCAACCAAAG GAAAAAGAAAGGCAACAGAAGACAAGGGAACAAACAAGAAGCAGAAATCAAAACAAGGCTGA